ATACAGCGCCTGGCCTTCGCTCAAGTGGTGCTGCGCCTCGTGGAACAGCTCCAGCGCGGGGCGCCGGTCCAGTTCTTCCCAGGTCTCGCGCAGCCGGCGCAGTACCGCCGGCTCGTCCGCGCACGGCGGCGGGATCGCCCCGGCCGGCACTTCCTCCACCTCGGTCACGTTGACCACCATCACCGCGTGATGCGCGGTCATCGCGCGACCGGCCTCGGTGAGGATGTGCGGCGCCACCAGCCCTTCTGCCTCGACCGCCTCGGCCAGCGACTGCACGATGGTGGCGGCGTACTGCTCGATCGAGTAGTTGATCGAGTTGTGGCTGCGCGAGCGCGAACCTTCGTAGTCCACGCCGAGGCCGCCGCCGACGTCGACGATCTCCAGCGGCACGCCCATGCGGCTGAGCTCGACGAAATAGCGGGTGGCCTCGCGCATGCCGTTGGCAATGTCGCGCACGTTGGAAATCTGCGAGCCCATGTGGAAGTGCTGCAGCTTCAGCGTGTGCTTGAGCCCGGCCTGCTCCAGCCGCTCGATCAGGCTGAGCACCTGCGCCGGCGACAGCCCGAATTTGCCCTTGTCGCCGCCGGTGTTCTGCCACTTGCCGGCGCCGATGGAAGCGAGGCGCACGCGCACGCCGAGCAGCGGCTCCACGCCCAGCGCCCTGGCCTCGGCGAACACGTGGTCCAGCTCGGACAGCTTCTCGATCACGATGTGCACGCGCAGGCCGAGCTTCCTGCCGATCAGCGCCAGGCGGATGTACTCGCGATCCTTGTAACCGTTGCAGATCACGATGGAACCGGGCCGTGCCATCGCCAGCACCGCCATCAGTTCGGGCTTGGAACCGGCCTCCAGGCCGAAGCCATGCACGCCGGCGGCCACCAGCTCGCCAGCCACGCCGCGCTGCTGGTTGACCTTGATCGGGTAGATCGCGGTGTAGCCGCCGGCGTAGTGCCACTCGTCGATGGCCTTGGCGAAAGCCGTCTGCAGCCGCGCCAGGCGGTCGGCCAGGATGTCCGGAAAGCGCACCAGCAGCGGCAGCCGCAGGCCTTCGGCGCAGGCGCGCGCGACGATCGCCGGCAGCGACAGCGCCGGGCCGTACGCGCCGCGCGGGCGCATCACGATGCAGCCGGCTTCGTCCACGTCCACGTAGCCGTCGCCCCAGTGCGGCACCGCATAGGTGTGGCGGGCGGTGTCGACAGTCCAATGGTTCGCCATCAGCGTTGCTCCTCGTGCAAACGAATGATGTCGTCGCAGCGGCGAGCCTTGACGCTTCAGCTCTACACGAGCACGAGCCCGAACGACCGGAAGCCTCGCACGCCGCGGGGTCGATCGGGCTGGTCGGCGACCGGCGCGCTGCGCCGGCCAGGCCGGAGCGCCATTGTAATGGGCGGCTGTGACGATATGAGCAAGACGGCGGCGGCCACTGCCGGGACGTTCACCGCCGTTGCCGCTACAATTGACGACCCTTGTCCTTCCACCCGGTTCACCAGGAACACCCGCCATGTCGCAGCACTCCACGCCGAACGAAGCCCGGCCCAACGAGGCCTGGTTCACCGAGGCCCACCAGGCCTCCGGCTCCGCCATCGGCTTCCGTACCGAGCAGCTGCTGCATGCGGAAAAGACCCCGTTCCAGACCATCGAGATCCACAAGACCACCGACTGGGGCAACCTGATGGTGATCGACGGCTGCGTGATGCTGACCAGCCGCGACAACTTCCTCTACCACGAGATGATGACCCACCCGGCGCTGTTCACCCATGCGCGCGCCAAGCGCGTGGTGATCATCGGCGGTGGCGACTGCGGCACGCTGCGCGAGGTGCTGCGCCACGAGGAAGTCGAGCACGCGGTGCAGGTGGAGATCGACGAGCGCGTCACCCGCCTGGCCGAGCAGTACTTCCCCGAGCTGTGCGAGGCGAACGGCGACCCGCGCGCCGAGCTACTGTTCATCGACGGCATCAAGTACATGGCCGAGGCCGAGCCCGATTCGCTGGATCTGATCATCGTCGACTCGACCGACCCGGTCGGCCCGGCCGAAGGCCTGTTCAATGCCGCGTTCTACGCCAGCTGCTACAAGGCACTGCGCCACGGCGGCCTGCTGGTGCAGCAGAGCGAATCGCCACTGGCGCACCTGGAGCTGATCAAGTCGATGCGCTCGGCCATGCGCACCTCGGGCTTCAGCGCGGTGAAGACGCTGCCGTTCCCGCAGCCGTGCTACCCCACCGGCTGGTGGAGCTGCACCATGGCGCGCAAGGGCGGCGACCTGTCCGGCTTCCGCGAGCGCGGCGCTACAGCCAAGAACTTCCCCACCAGGTACTACAACGCCGAGATCCACAAGGCCGCGCTGGCCCAGCCGGAATTCATGCGCGAGGCGTTGGGCGAATAAGCCGGGATTCGGGAGACGGGATTCGAGATTCGGCAAAGCCAATCCTCGCGATACCGCTGCTCTTTCGGATCCCGAATCCCGTCTCCCGAATCCCGTCGCTCAAAACATCTTCGAGCGCACCTTCGGCAGCAGCACCAGCAGCAGCGTGGCGAGCGGGCCGAACAGCAGCGACAGCAGGAACCAGATGAGCCCGCTGCGGTTCTTGCCTTGTGCCAGGGCGGCATTGATCAGGGCCAGCGTGCCCCAGCCGACAAACCAGGGTGCGCCGCCGGCGAACGTCGACAGATGATCCACTACGCGTCTCCCGAACGATGGCATGGAGGGCGCGGCCCTGCGCCGGGGGATTTCCATCCTAGCAAGCCTTGCCGCACTGGTCCGCCTTCGCCGGCGGGCGGATCAGCCGCGCTTAATCCGCGCAGGGTATGCTGCGCGCTTTGTTCGCCTGCGGAGTCGAACTCATGATGCGTGGACGGCATTGCCTCGCCCTGATTTTCGCGTGGTCGCTGGCCGTTGCGCCGGCATTCGCCGGCAAGCCCCCGGCCGGCAAGAGCCGCGGCACGCCGGACCAGGCGGCGCAGGCCCGCGACTGGGCCCAGCTCGCCTTCCAGCGCGACCTGGTCAGCGTGCTCGCCCCCAGCGGCGATTCGTCGCGGCTGCTCGGCGCGGCCCTGCTGGCGCGACCGCTGTTCAACCAGCCGCCCAGCAACAGCTTCCATCGTCTGATCGAGCGCGCCGCGCAGGCCGAAGGCGCTGACGCGGCGGTCGACTGGATGCGCCTGGCCGACTGCGATGCCGCCGACGACGCCTGCCCGAACGGCGAAGCCCTGCAGCACCTGCTGGCCCGGGCCCCGGACAACGCCGCGGTGTGGCTGCTCAAGCTCGGCGCCGATGCGCGGGCCAAGCAGCAGCAGGCCGCCCGCGAAGACCTGCGCCAGGCCGCCGCCGCGAAGCGCTACGACGATTACGCCGGCATCAGCCTGCAGGCGCTGGCCAATGCGGCCGGCGCGTTGCCGCCGCCGCCCGAGGCGCTGGACCCGGCCCACGCCGGCGGCGCCGTCGGCATGCAGGCCGTGCTGGCGTTCGGCCTGGCCGGCACCCAGCCGCAACCCGCCCTGCAGCTGGTCGCCAAGCTGTGCGAGAACGCCGGCGAGGACGCCTCGATCAAGGCCGACTGCGTGGCCTTGGGCAAGACGCTGGAATGGGGCTCCAGCCCGCTGGCGCGTTCGCTGGGCCTGCACCTGCGCGAGGTGCTGGCCGACGATCCGGCGCAGCAACAGGAAGCGCAGGACGCCCGCCGCAACCTGGTCTGGCAGGTGCAGAGCTTCGCCCAGCTGCTGGCCAGGGCGCAGGACGACACGGCGCTGGCCCAACGCCTGCTGGCGCTGGCCCGCCGCGGCGGCACCGAGATGAGCCTGCAGCTGGCCGCCCTGCGCGACAACGGCATCCCGGTCGAAACGCCTGCCGGCTGGCGGCCCCAGAGCCGGAAATAGGGAATCGAGAATGGGGAATAGCCAGAGCGGGAAACGCCGAACCGGGCGGCAAGGGCTGCTCTTCCGATTCCCGATTCCCTACTCCCTATTCCCTGCCTTGATTCCCTATTCCCGGCCTTCCCGCTAGGCTTGGGCCACCTTCCGTAGCAGGGGCGATCCGATGCTTACGACGCTGGTGGCGAGCAGCAAGGGTGGTTGCGGCAAGAGCACGCTGGTGACGCAGCTGGCGTCGCACTGGGCCCAGGCGGGACAACACACCGCGATCCTCGACGCCGACCGGCAGCACTCCAGCTTCCACTGGGCCGAGCTGCGGCCGGACAACGTTCCCGGCGTGCTGGCCTTCGACAGCGGCCGGCGCAGCCTGCAACGGGTACCGCCGGACACCCAGCAACTGTTGATCGACACCCCCGCCGGCGCCGATGAGCGCGAACTGGAACCTTACCTCGACGCAGCCGACGTGCTGCTGGTGCCGGTGCTGCCGTCCTCGTTCGACCTCGACGCCACGTTGCGTTTCCTCGGCGAGCTGCAGGCGGTCAAGCGCGTCCGCAGCGGCAAGCTGCCGGTGGCGCTGGTCGCCAACCGACTCAAGCCGTGGACCCACGCCAGCCAGGACGCGCTCGCCCGGCTCGCCGAGCAGTCGCCGTTCCCGATCGCCGCGCAGCTGCGCGACAGCCAGGCCTACGTGCTGCTCGCCGGGCTCGGCAAGGGCATCTTCGACTACCAGTCCGAACAGGTGCGCAGCCATCAGCAGGACTGGAAGGCCCTGCTGCGCTGGATCAAGCGCCAGCACTGAAGCGCGCGCTTCCCCACGTTCATCGCGCCCCGCACCACCACACCCGGAGTCCTCCATGCACGAACTGATCCTGTTGCGACACGCCGAAGCCGTGCCGATGGAAACCGCCGGCGACGACCCGCAGCGTCCGCTCAGCGTGCGCGGCGAGCGGGAAGCGCAGGCCGCCGGGCTGTGGCTGGCCGCGCACGGCCTGCGCCCCGACCGGGTGCTGTGCTCGCCGAGCCGGCGCACCGACGAGACCACCCGGCTGGCGCTGGCCGCGATCGACGACGCGCCGGTACCGCAACAGGCCACCGAAATCTACGACGCCACCCCGGGCGAGCTGCTGGCCCTGCTCGACCAGCACGCCGACGCCGGCACGGTGCTGCTGGTCGGCCACAACCCCGGCATGGAGCGGCTGGTCGCCCTGCTGGTCGAGGGCCGCTCCGACGAGTTCCGCGGCATGCCGCCCGGCGCGCTGGCCGTGCTGCACCTGGACGGCGCGCTGGAACCGGGCAACGCCCGCCTGGACGCGTTCTGGTCGCCCTGACGCCACCCTGCGCCCGGGCCCAAGGCGCGCGTTGATCATCGCCTGCAGTCACGGTCGCCGCATGCCTCCCCCGTATCATCCACGCATGCCCGTCCTGCGCCGATTCGCCCTCCCGCTGCTGCTGATACTGCTGTTGCTGCAAGGCTGCACGCTGTCGCGTGCGCAGATCCGCCGCGCCGACGCGATGGTCGCCGCCAGTGCCGACCGCAGCAGCAGCTGCGACCGGACCGACCATTGCGCGATCCCCTCGCCGCTGCTGGCGGCAGCCACCGAGGCGTTCGCCGCCTCCACGCCGCAGCAGCCGGTGCACGTGGTCACCCTGCTCGACGACACCGAGCCGGCTTTGGCCGCGCGGATCAACCTGGTGCGCGCGGCACGCCGCTCGATCGACGTACAGACCTACATCTGGGACCAGGACGACGCCGGCCAGCTGATGCTGGACGAACTGGTGCGCGCGGCGCGGCGCGGCGTGCGCGTGCGCATCCTGGCCGACCAGCTGTCCTCCTTCAACGACCCGGACCTGCTCGACCGGCTGGCGTGGGTCAGTCCGAATCTGCAGGTGCGGCTGTACAACCCCACCTTCCACAAGGCACGCACCCAGCCGCTGGAATTCGTCGCCGGCATCCTGTGCTGCTTCATGCAGTTCAACCAGCGCATGCACAACAAGCTGCTGCTGGTCGACGACGCCATCGGCATCGCCGGCGGGCGCAACTACCAGGACCGCTACTTCAACTGGGACGACGCCTTCAACTACATCGACCGCGACGCGATGGTCGGCGGGCCGGCCGCGCTGCAGATGGCGGCCAGCTTCGAGTTGTTCTGGAACCATCCGCGCTCGCTGCCGCTGACCCACCTGCGCGACGTCAACCGGCGCATCCTGACCGAACGCGCGCCACCATCCTGGCCGGCCCCGCACTACCGCCGCCCGACGCGCGTGGCCCGGGTGCAGGAGGACGCCGAGGACCCGGCCTGGCTGCAGGCCTGGCTGGTCGATGCCTCGCTGCGGGTGGGCCAGGTGGAGTACTTCAGCGACCTGCCGGCGAAGACCGACAAGCCGGACAAGCGACGCGCGCTGGAATTCACCCACCACATCATGCACATGATCGGCGAAGCGAAACACGAGGTGCTGCTGCAGACACCGTACCTGGTGATGAGCAAGCGCGCCCAGCACATCTTTCGCACGCTGCACCGGCGCGCCGAGCCGCCGCGGGTGATCGTCTCCACCAGTTCGCTGGCCTCGACCGACGCGTTCGCGGCGTACGCGATGTCGTACAAGCACCGCAAGCGTTACCTGAAGAAATTCGGCTTCGAGGTCCACGAGCTGAAGCCGCACGCACCCAGCGCCGGTGAGGACTACGAACTGGCCAACCTCGGCATGCCCGCGACCCACCTGCCGTCGAAAGTCGCCGGCGTGCGCCCCTTCAGCGAGACGCGTTTACACCTGCTCGGCAGCCGCGGCAGCAACAATCGGCCGGCGCCGCTGCAAAGCGGAGGCATGCGCTTCGGCCTGCATGCGAAGTCGATCGTGGTCGACGACGCCTTCGCCATGGTCGGCTCGCACAACTTCGACCCGCGCTCGGACCACTACAACACCGAGTCGGGCGTGATCGTCTACGACCACGACTTCGCCGGCCAGCTCCGCCGCAGCATCCTGCGCAGCACGCAACCGGAGAACGCGTGGGTGATCGCGCCGCGGCAGCCGAAGGTGCCGATGCTGACCGACATCAACCAGGCGATCGGCTCGTTCTCCGAAAGCCTGCCATTGTTCGACCTGTGGCCGTTCCGCTACGCCACCAGCTACGACCTCAAGCCCGGCTGCCAGCCGCTGCGCGCCACCGACCCGAACTTCTACGCCTGCTACGAACCGGTCGGCGACTTCCCCGACGTGGCGCTGTCGCCAAAGCTGATCATCACGCGGCTGATCACCGCGTTCGGGGTGGGCGCCAAGGGCATCCTGTGAGGGCCGCTCATTACCGTGCGCTCTGTTCCACCGAGATCACTTTCTCCACCTGTTGCGTTGTTTGAAGCAAAGCCAAGAGCTTTCGTGCGCCTTCGGCGCGCGAGTCACTTTCTTTCGCTTGCCCGAGAGAAAGTAACCAAAGAGAGGGGCACCCCGCTTCCGCGCCTTGCGGGCATCGGGCAACCGCTCCTGCGTTGCCTCCACTCCGGCATCCATGCCGTCGCCTGCCCTGACGACAAACTGGTTCGCATCCATGCGAACCACCCTTCGGGCTTTTCCTCCGCCCGCCCGCCGCTGCAGAGGGGACCCCGGGTAGAGCAGCGCGCATCCTGCGCGCACTCTTCAGAAGAGCCGGATCAAAAACAGAGGAGAAGCCACAGCAAAGCGTCGCTTTGCTGTGGCTGTGGCTGTGGCTGTAGCTGTTGCTTTTCAGCTTCATCACCGAGTGCGGGCCAGGATGGCCCGCTGCTCTACCCGGGGTCCCTTGCGCGGCGGTGAGGCGGG
This genomic stretch from Rhodanobacter thiooxydans harbors:
- a CDS encoding phospholipase D-like domain-containing protein, whose amino-acid sequence is MPVLRRFALPLLLILLLLQGCTLSRAQIRRADAMVAASADRSSSCDRTDHCAIPSPLLAAATEAFAASTPQQPVHVVTLLDDTEPALAARINLVRAARRSIDVQTYIWDQDDAGQLMLDELVRAARRGVRVRILADQLSSFNDPDLLDRLAWVSPNLQVRLYNPTFHKARTQPLEFVAGILCCFMQFNQRMHNKLLLVDDAIGIAGGRNYQDRYFNWDDAFNYIDRDAMVGGPAALQMAASFELFWNHPRSLPLTHLRDVNRRILTERAPPSWPAPHYRRPTRVARVQEDAEDPAWLQAWLVDASLRVGQVEYFSDLPAKTDKPDKRRALEFTHHIMHMIGEAKHEVLLQTPYLVMSKRAQHIFRTLHRRAEPPRVIVSTSSLASTDAFAAYAMSYKHRKRYLKKFGFEVHELKPHAPSAGEDYELANLGMPATHLPSKVAGVRPFSETRLHLLGSRGSNNRPAPLQSGGMRFGLHAKSIVVDDAFAMVGSHNFDPRSDHYNTESGVIVYDHDFAGQLRRSILRSTQPENAWVIAPRQPKVPMLTDINQAIGSFSESLPLFDLWPFRYATSYDLKPGCQPLRATDPNFYACYEPVGDFPDVALSPKLIITRLITAFGVGAKGIL
- a CDS encoding ParA family protein, giving the protein MLTTLVASSKGGCGKSTLVTQLASHWAQAGQHTAILDADRQHSSFHWAELRPDNVPGVLAFDSGRRSLQRVPPDTQQLLIDTPAGADERELEPYLDAADVLLVPVLPSSFDLDATLRFLGELQAVKRVRSGKLPVALVANRLKPWTHASQDALARLAEQSPFPIAAQLRDSQAYVLLAGLGKGIFDYQSEQVRSHQQDWKALLRWIKRQH
- a CDS encoding SixA phosphatase family protein, with the protein product MHELILLRHAEAVPMETAGDDPQRPLSVRGEREAQAAGLWLAAHGLRPDRVLCSPSRRTDETTRLALAAIDDAPVPQQATEIYDATPGELLALLDQHADAGTVLLVGHNPGMERLVALLVEGRSDEFRGMPPGALAVLHLDGALEPGNARLDAFWSP
- the speE gene encoding polyamine aminopropyltransferase translates to MSQHSTPNEARPNEAWFTEAHQASGSAIGFRTEQLLHAEKTPFQTIEIHKTTDWGNLMVIDGCVMLTSRDNFLYHEMMTHPALFTHARAKRVVIIGGGDCGTLREVLRHEEVEHAVQVEIDERVTRLAEQYFPELCEANGDPRAELLFIDGIKYMAEAEPDSLDLIIVDSTDPVGPAEGLFNAAFYASCYKALRHGGLLVQQSESPLAHLELIKSMRSAMRTSGFSAVKTLPFPQPCYPTGWWSCTMARKGGDLSGFRERGATAKNFPTRYYNAEIHKAALAQPEFMREALGE
- the speA gene encoding arginine decarboxylase — its product is MANHWTVDTARHTYAVPHWGDGYVDVDEAGCIVMRPRGAYGPALSLPAIVARACAEGLRLPLLVRFPDILADRLARLQTAFAKAIDEWHYAGGYTAIYPIKVNQQRGVAGELVAAGVHGFGLEAGSKPELMAVLAMARPGSIVICNGYKDREYIRLALIGRKLGLRVHIVIEKLSELDHVFAEARALGVEPLLGVRVRLASIGAGKWQNTGGDKGKFGLSPAQVLSLIERLEQAGLKHTLKLQHFHMGSQISNVRDIANGMREATRYFVELSRMGVPLEIVDVGGGLGVDYEGSRSRSHNSINYSIEQYAATIVQSLAEAVEAEGLVAPHILTEAGRAMTAHHAVMVVNVTEVEEVPAGAIPPPCADEPAVLRRLRETWEELDRRPALELFHEAQHHLSEGQALYALGQLALADRARLDEMYYAITNAVRERLLPAERSHRQALDELDEKLVDKYFVNFSVFESIPDVWAIGQIFPIAPIARLDERPTRRGVIVDLTCDSDGRIDHYVDAEGVDVSLPLHALRDGESYRLGIFMVGAYQETLGDIHNLFGDTDAVNVRVDGDGYTFAHVRRGDTTDLMLDYVGYDLETLRASYRERIAAAGLAGDEAARLYDALDGGLTAYTYLAEAH